The sequence below is a genomic window from Hemitrygon akajei chromosome 2, sHemAka1.3, whole genome shotgun sequence.
AACTTTGATATGtcgggaaatttgttgttttgtggcagcaaagcAGAGCAGTACAAGCAAATAGCACAAGTTACAGCAAGGTATTTATATATATGAAATATGCAGTGCCAAAAGAGAGCAGAAATCTTGAAGTATTGTTCAGAGtggtggctctgggactgtactaacacacacaaaatgctggaggaactcagcaggccaggccaggcagcacctatcgaAAAGAGTACAGTCTATGTTTCCGGCTGAAACCCATGACTGGGCCTGCACtagttggagtttagaagaatggatcATTCTGacatctggtggcagaggggaagaagctgttcctaaaatgttgagtctccctgatggtagtgatgagaagcatgttctgggtggtgagggtccttaatgatggatgctgccttcttgaggcatcactttcTGGAGATATTCCTGATTCTGGAGAGGATCGTGCctgtgatggagatggctgagcttccagtcctctgcagctttttctgattctgtgcatcGGCCtctccaatcctgtgcattgatggtgcagaatgatctccatggtgcatctgtagaagtttgctagggtctttggtgacaaagcaaatctcctcaaactcctaatgaaattcaGCCACTCGTGTGCTTCTTCAGCTCAATGTCCACAAatccttcctcccttcctctacAGACCTGCTTAAACAGTGCTTCAGGTGTGGAGTTAATAAAAAGAATACCACAGCTGTGTGCATACCTCCAACGCCTCAAGTGACCCCGAGAAAATACGTCAAAGCACCTAAGATCCAGGGCCAAGCTAGGGGAAAGTTCTCctccaaaaacactcaaaaagttctatagatgtaccgcgaagagcattccgacaggccacatcactgtctggtattgggggggggggggaactactgctcaggatcgaaaaaagctgcagagggtcgtaaatttagtcggttccatcttgggtactagcctacaaagtgcccaggacatcttcagggagcggagtctcagaaaggctgcatccgatattaaggacatccagcacccagggcatgcccttttctcactgttaccatcaggtaggagatatggaaacccgaaggcacacactcagcgattcaggaacaacttcctcccctctgccatccgattccttaaAGGACATTGAAACCTTGAACACCACCTCAGTTTTGAATATATATCATTTCTGTTTATTGCACGATTGTTaattattcaatatacgtatacggTAATTGGTgtacttatttatttgtattaCCGGTATTTTATTTTTTCgtctatattatgtactgcattgaactgctgctgctaaattaacaaatttcacgacacatgctggtgatcatAAACCTATTCTGATTGTTAGATTGTCGTTCACGAGAGTTGGCGTTCAAGAAAGATCCAATCCGAAGCCGGCGTTAACCCTACCCGCTTCTCATAGGCTGATGCTGAGGGCTAGGAAATCCGCGCAGATTATTCGCCACTAATAGGCTAAAGGTCAGAATATCACGTGGCCACAAGCGAATAGGGAAAGGGTCGAACCAGAGGGACAAGGCGCCTCTCGTCACGTGCACACGGCGCGAAGTGAGCCAATGGAAAGCGAGAACCAGAAGATCCTTCATTAGCATAAAGGGATCTATATAAAACACGGGCAGCAGACAGGGGCTCGAAGCAGCCTTTGCGAAGATGCCGGAGATCGCAACCAAGGTGATTGCTAAGAAAGGCGTCAAGAAGGTGCTGTCTAAATCGCACCAAAAGGGTGAGAAGAAGCGGCGCCGAGTGCGCAAGGAGAGCTATGGTGTTTACGTATATAAAGTATTAAAGCAGGTGCACCCAGACACGGGCATCTCCTCCAAGGCGATGAGCATCATGAATTCTTTCGTTAACGACGTCTTCGATCGGATAGCCTGCGAAGCGTCGCGCCTGGCACACTATACCCGGCGCCACACCATGTCGTCGCGGGAAATCCAGACGGCCGTGCGGCTGTTGGTGCCCGGCGAGTTGGCCAAGCACGCCGTGTCCGAGGGTACAAAGGCGGTCACCAAGTATACCAGCTCGAAGTGAGATTCCGGTGTCCACTCCACTCCTCCCGGGTTCCAACCAACAACGGCTCTTTTCAGGGCCAAGCCCACCTTCTCAGCTCGGAGCGCACCTACGGGGTGGGGCTCGCAGTTTTGAATAAAATTTACTTTCCGTAGAAAACACTAACTGAGGTAGAGCAGGGTTGTAGAGAGCTTTTGACTCGCATAAATCAGTAGAAACTGGGGTGttgtgctgaagttgtataagacgttggtgagaccGTATTTTGGATATTGTTTGCAGTGCTGGTCGCCAACCTGCAGAAAAATGTCAAGATTGAAGGAGTAAAGATAAATTTTAGGACGATTCTGCTGGaacttgagttacagggaaatgtcGAACAGGTTAGGAGCTACTTCTTTGGTCCatcggagaatgaggggagatttgataaaagtaCAGAAAATAATGAAGTTGTTCAGTGTAGATGGGTAAATGGCAGCAGGGTGAGTGAGACTAAaacgagaggtcatgggttaaaggtgtaAGGTCAATGgcttaagaggaacctgagtgggaaCCTTTTCATAAGACAGAGGGGcagaaaggccattcagcccatcgagtctattctaccattccatcatggcagagtTATtatcctcaaccccattctactgctTTCTCTCCACAATCTGATTAATAAATAACtgatcaacctccgctttaaatatacccaatgatttggtctgTACAGCTGTCCACTGGCAAAGTCTTCCAGATACACCTATCTAAAGaatttttttcctcatctctgttctaaatggacatccctcaatactcagcctgtgccctctggtcttagacttcccccactataggaaataacctctccacgtccattctaTGTAGGCCTCTCAATATTCGAGATGTTttcatgaggtcacccctcattctgtgaattcagacccagagccaccaaacactcctcagatgacaagccatttaatcctggaatcattcttgtgagcttcctttggaccctctccagtttcagcacacgcCCTTTCGAAGGTAAGGGGCCAAAACCTGCTTGCAGTGCTCCCAATTTGAGGCAGCACCAGTAAAGTCCCAACGTCACACCCTTGCTTTTTTGTTCCAGTCTCTTGAAATGCTTGCTAAAGGAGGTTGTGTGCTACGTGTGAGTTGTACGTACtgcgttgtgcaccttggtctggaggaatggagtttcgtttggtggtatacGCGTATACggctgaatgacaatgaacttgtgAAAGGAAATGGATTGAAACCTCAAATGATCTGTTTATGTCAGGATAAGAATGGActgtgaataagaataagaatgGTCAGGATAAGAATGGATGTGGTGTTTATAAGGCTGTCAGCTGTGGAGCGGGGTATGATATGGATTAGGAACTGGTTAACAGACAGAAAACAGCATGGCTTTCAATGGATCTTTGTTAGGTTGTTTGATCTGCGATATATTGGAGATCTGTACGTGGCACCAGCGGTGTTGGCAGAGGCAGACACCTTGGGGAcgtgtggatgatagaaaaatggaggctgtGCAGCATGGAAGATTAGATTGGTTTTAGAATCAGTTAAAAGGTGgtcacaatatcatgggctgcaGGCCCTGCACTGTATTATAATGTTCTGTATAGGGATCAGCATTTGTGATATAAACATAGCAATAAATTGGTTGAGGGAAgccaagaagctcagagacctcagcttttaccctgccttgtgtagctggatcctggacttcctgtccaattgccggcaggtagtaagagtgggctccctcacctctgcccctcaacacaggagcccacCAGGGCTGTGTACCAAGCCCcctccatcactctctgtatacaGAACATTATAATACAGTGCAGGGCCTtgactgtgtcagcaaccacagctggaatctgctaattaaatttgcagatgatgatATAATTGATTATCTCAGATAATAatcttatctcaaataataatgaggcagcctacagagaagtcatcacactgacagagtggtgtcaagaaaacaacctctcctctcCCATACTGTCGCAAAAACGAAggagctggctgtggattacaggaggaatggagacaggctcacccctattgacatcaatggatctggggttgagagggtgaacagcttaagGTTCCTtgacatacacatcaccgaggacctcatgtggtcggtacatactggctgtgtggtgaaaaggggagaacagtgcctctttcacctcagacagttgaagaagtttgtcctgttgtacatactatttattacaaattgatataaattgcacattgcacatttagacggagatgtaacgtaaaggaTTTTACTCCCaatgcatgtgaaggatgtaaaaaataaagtcaaatcaATTAAATATGTCAGAAAGAAAGGattcttttcattttcttttaaagattagcttgcaCATTGGAacgtggaaacatacagtgaaatgtatcgttTGTATCAACAACCGACacggtccgaggatgtgctggaggcagcccgcaagtgacACTCTGCTTCTGGCGCCAGCATAGCGCCCCCACAGCTTACTGACCCCAGCATGtacatgggaggaaacctgagcagctGGAGCTAACCAAAATAGTCAcggggagaagatacaaacttcttacagacagcggcagggatCGAAACCCCCAGACTCCAGCACCCTAAGTACTACATTACAGTTCCGCCCACTCCGCTCCTGTGCCATCATTTTCCCAGGTCTGCAGATGGTATAAAACGTCAGTGGGATTGTGGGCAGAGGCAGAGGCTTTGAGGAGATGTAGGTGAGAATGCGTTAGATATTGCAAAATACCAATCATCCATCCGTGATGCACAAGGTAGTTTTACAGATGGTTTTGTGATGATGaaatccatagatgctgtctgatctgctgagctcctccagtattctgtcTGTTACTCTAGGTAACATGCAGATGTAAGAGGTGATCAGGAAGGCAAATGATAGTTTTAGTATACAACATGGTAAGACACAGAGACACATCAGATCACACTGACCATGGTAATTAATCACTTTTGCCTGTATGCGTTctccatccatccattccccaccTGTTCTGGCGCTTTGCGgttgtatctgattccatcacTTCCCAGGCACCTAATTTATGGGAGAAAATAACTCTTTCCTTCCAAATGTCCTTTAAAGTTGCTGCTCTCGCCAACTGTAGTACTCTTAAATAAGATAAATGAATGATAGCAGCTAGAAATAAGATGAGGAAGCAGCTGGTTTGAGTTGTTACTGCATTATATAGAGTACAGTATTGCAGAAGATGTGGACTGTTGTGTAGTTTGAGCCCCTGTACCTACAAGgcatccagtgtccctgacaactacaggTGTGAGAAGTGGATCCAGCTCCAGCTTCTAGCTGTCGGCGTTAAGGCGGTGGAGCTGGAATTGTAAGAACTCCGGATGCAAGTTATAAGAAACATTGAGTAGGCtagtttattccttggaacgtagataattgtgtgtgtgtgtgtggtgggggggggtggagaaagaGATTTTATAGAAGCAGcgaaaatcatgaggggtatagacagagcaaAGATGGGTTTTGCAGTGTGGTTGGGTAGAATTATAAGGCGATGCGTTAAGGGGGAAACGTTGAAGAGTAACGATTGAGGGCTCTGACCCTCATGCAGGTGGATTGGACTGGGCAGTTAATTGAGCGCGGACTATGGAAGGGCCTACTCTTGTGCTATAGTTGTCATACAGTGGGAAAATAACCAGGGTGATTGCGCTAATTGAAATGATTATGCATTTGTGGCATTTTGGCCGTGTCGAGATGAAGCACAACATTGACTATAATTAAGTAACCAGTGGAGGAGGCTTTCATTCTATTTATTTTGGGAGAACGTTAGACGAGAGGCGATGGACGGGATCCGGCCTGAATGGCTGCAGTTACTTTGTATGGGTTTCATGGCTCTAAAATTAGATGTGTGGATGCCGGGGTTTCAACCTCCAGGCAGGAACACACTCGGCGTCAGATAGACATCCTTCAGCATAGTAGGAAGCCACTTGGCTTGAATGGCACACATATTAGTGCCGTCGAAAAGCCTCCCGAAGTAGGCCTCGCCCGCCTCCTGCAGCGCTATCACAGCCGAGCTGTGGAAGCGGAAAGTCCTGAGCCATCACGCGAACCAGGCACTGGAAAGGCCCCGCAATTTGGACATCAGCGGCTCGGTTGAATTCTGGTAGCACCGGATCTCTCGCAGCACCACCGTGACCGAAAGATACCGATGATGTTTCCGCAAACTAATCGCGGCGGGAGAGCGGCTTGCGGGGAGCTTTACCGCCCATGGATTTACGCGCTGTCTGCTTAATCCCCACCATCTTCACCGCTGCTTTTCAACGGGTCGGCATCCACAAACAAACAAGTAGGGACCCGCCGACGCGCCTTTTATACCCGGGAGGGCAAGGCCACCACACCCCATTGGATGCACGTGGACAGAATCCGTGCCGCCGCCGATTGGTCGCCTCCCTCGCCGCGCTCGAGCCAGCAAAACAACCAATCGGTGCCGGTGTGAATGGCGATTCACGGATCAGACAGAGCGGATTGGCTCTCTCGCCGCACTCCCATTGGATAATTTTGCAATTTTCGTCGGGAATTCTTTCCATTTCCTACAAAACCTTATTCAATTTTCTTCATTGATTTTGCTGCCTGAGCGTCCTGCATTAAGCGGCGGTAGGAAGCATCGCTTGAACATAATGTCACCAGCATGTTAACAACAGAGTATTATACATTAAATAGTTCATCTCCTTCCCATATAAGATTGTCTACCTCATCTCCATTTGCTGATTGGTTCTTTTTGCCGACTGCCATTGGAGCATTTTTCAATCCGGCATTTTGCGCCCTGTTTCAATTTCCTCATTCACCCACCCCCAAGACTTTAATTATCCACAAATTGACATTCTACCCATACCGACCAAGATGTCTTTGCAAGTCGTCGGTGAGAGCACAGTTGGAATATGGTGTGCAACTTTGCCTACACAGATGCAGAAAAGATATCGCTTGGCTGGAGAGGTGGCAGAAGTATTCACGTGGATATTGCTGGGCCTGGAAgatttgagttataaggagatgcTGGATTGACTGGGACATTTTTCTCTGTAGTGTAGAGGGCTGAGAGGTGGTCTCAGAGGTACACATCATAATGAGGAATataaataaattgaaagagtCATGGTATCTCTCCAATTCCACCCCGCTCCTTCGGCTAGGACAGAGTATAATTAGAGGacataccgggggggggggggggggggggagataaaaaaaagatccttttccatatttTCCATAGAGGGGAGAGGAGCTGCCAGGAATGGAAGAAGCAGGTACAATTATAAAGTTAAAAAGACATTTCGACATGTACATGGATTAGAAAAACTTCACAGGCATAAGGGCCAAAAACAGCATGGACGAGTTGGACTGAAGAGGCGGTGTTACTCTATGACACGATGAAACACTGAGTATATTGAGCAATTTAAGATAACACTTTAGTTACCCCGAAGGTAATTATTGTTGCAAagttgctcagtcagaaatatatactttaaaatgcAAAATATAAGCTTTGAGGTACGAAAGaaatacaaaatgtgcattaaaaagcAATAGTGCAAAATACCGATGTACAATGAAACCACATACTTATATTCTTGAGGAGGAGATGTCGAGTCTGATAACCACAGGGAGAAAGGATCGGTGACTGTTCCTAAAGCTGTTCCTCTATTCAgtatgtcatggaggggttgagagggattgtccataatTTCTGCTTTTATTCCGCGTTGAATTTGATGAAAAGCCACAAAACCACGGGAGACGCATTTCGGGTTGAGCCACTGTTGTGGAACGAAGACACAAAGACATTTAGCAAATCAAAATGACGTCTTTTATGTAACAGTGGCTGGCAATTCCCCAAGTTCAAGTATCTTCCCCAGGTCACTAAACTGCCATCCAGTGGCAAAGTAGGGGACTGCAACAGTCCTGATCGCTATTCAATCATTGAGAATGCGAAACACATCTCTCACGCTTTGCACCCAGTTAGTGTTACCGGTTgaattttggatactgttgaattGTACAGATATGCAGCAGTTCTATCAGTGAATTCCAGGATTATGGAATCTAATAGCAGGCTCAATAAGGATGTGCCTGTAATGAACCCAGTATTAAAAGTTCTAAGTACATTTTGTTTAAATCACAGGACACCATATATCACCATATCTACATGAGACTCTTGCGGACAATCGCAGTAAATGCAGAGAAACATAATATAATTACCGAAACAACACACGACAAAGACAGCTAAACTGTGCAAAATAATATTAAGAATTAATAAGCCATAAATATCGACAACACGACTCTTAGtaatgagtccataagttgtagaATCAATTcggtgaaggggcaagtgaagttatcccctctggttcaagaggctgacggctgaggggtaataaccgttcgtGAGCTCGGAGGTGTGGGTCccgaggctcctgcacctccttcctggtggcagccgtgacgtttactcagctctgtgctgaTCTGAAGCTGAGGCGCTGGCCTGCTCCAGCCGCTCTGGGCCTCGTATCTGTGGCCCtgcttttgttctgaatgctatttgcttactttcattTATTTTGTATGATTTGCTTTTTTCTCTGTACATTAGCTGTGTTTTTTTGAATGGGTTCCCtggggtttctttgttctgtggctgcctgtaaggagacaaatctcaaagttgtataatgtatgtgtactttgatactaaatgtactttgagctttgaagagagcatggcctggatcctTACTAAGGATATCGGGAGTAGagaggaggttggggctgagagggaaaataaatcagccacgattgacTGGCCGAAtaaacttaatgggccaaatggcctaattcaactCCTTTGACTTAGGGTCTTTAGGAATTATTGATGCAGAGACACACATTTTAATCCCTCCCATATCTGTTGGGGAATGCAGGGCCCAGTAACCAGATGAACACTCCTTCCTCAAATATCACCAGTAAAGCTGGTATTTGATGGTCCTCCCTGGCCTTCCCTACAATATTAGAATTGCTGCAGTTAACAGTGACTACACTTCAACCCACCGGCAAACCCTCACCTGGCTGCGGAGCTTTGgagatttaattatttttaatttagagTTACAGCTCAGCAAGTGGCCCACCCGGCCCACTGAACCTCTGTCATCCATTTACACCCCTGTCACCAATCACCACCGCGgaccggtacatctttgaaatgcaggagaaactggagcttccggaggaaacccacgtggtcacggggagaaagtacagtgGCGGAGTTGGacccgggtcgctggtgctgAGATAGTGTCACACGAATCACTGCACCCCGCCCTGCAGCTGTAAAAGCTGGTGTGCAAATGGAGGTTCTAGTAGCGGTTACCCGGGGAAAGCAGAAAGAAGTTGTGACTTTGggaattaaaataatttttttattattaaggtAGTTTTACAGATGGTTTTGTGATGAGGAaattcatagacgctgcctgatctgctgagctcctccagtattctgtcTGTTGCTCTAGGTGATGTAAGAGGTGATCAGGAAGGCAAATGATAGTTTTATTATAGAACAGGGTAAGACACAGAGAGACCCATCAGATCACACTGACCATGGTAACTAATCTCGTCTGCCTGTACGCGTTCTCCATCCATCCGTTCTCCGGCTGTTCAGGTGCTTCGCTGTTGTACCTGTTTCATCACTTTTCTTGGCAGCATTTCCCAGACACCTAATTTATGGGAGAAAAAAGCTCTTCCCTTCCAAATCTCCTTTAAAGTAGCTGCTCTGACCAATCGTAATCTTCTTGAATAAGATAAATGAAtgatagtcaagtcaagtcatttttattgtcatttcgaccataactgctggtacagtacatagtaaacatgagacaacttttttcaggaccatggtgttacatgacacagtacaaaaactagactgaactagaaATAAGATGAGCAGGCAGCTGGTTTGAGTTGTTACTGCATTATATAGAGTACAGTATTGTAGAAGATGTTGGCTGTTGTGTAGTTTGAGTCCCTGTACCTACAAGACGtctagtgtccctgacaactacaggTGTGAGAAGTGGATCCAGCTCCAGCTTCCAGCTGACGGCGTTAAGGCGGTGGAGTTGGAATTGTAAGAACTCCGGATAGAAGTTTTAAGAAAGAatgattaggttaggactttattctttggaacacaGATCattgggggtggggaagagatttTATAGAAGCagcaaaaattatgaggggtatatgcAGAGCAAAGATGGTTTTTGCAGTGAGGTTGGGTAGAATTACAAGGtggtgggttaagggtgaaatgttgaTGAGGAAGTTCACTCAGAGGGCTCTGACCCTCATGTAGGTGTATTGGAATGGTGTATTGGTATTGAAATGGTTGAGCGCGGACTGTATGTGTGGAAGGGTCTGCTTCTGGGCTATAGTGACTATAGTGTCATACAGTGGGGAAGTAACCAGGGTGACTTTACGCTGATTGTAATGATTGTGTATTTGGGGTATTTTGGCTGCATGGAGATGGAGCACAATATTGGCTATAATTAAGAAACCAGTGCGGGTTGTTTTCCTACTTTTTGCTTCGGGTGAGGACTTTTTACTTGAAGTGATCGATAGGCATGTGACCTGAATGGCTGCGGCTATGTTGTATTGGTTGATGGCTCTGAAAAGATGCCGGGGCTTCAACCTCCAGGACCAAGCACACTCGGCACGGATGCGCCGCGCCAGATAGACATCCTTTGGCATAATGGGAAGTGGCTTGTCGTGAGCCTCGCCCGCCTCCTGCAGCTCCATCAGAGCCGAACTCTGGCAGCGGAGGTCGATCTTAGAAGTCCTGAGCGATCTCGCGAACTAGGCGCTGGAAAAGCAGCTTACGGATCGGCAGCTCAGTTGCTGATAGACAAGCTGCGCCGGATTTCTCTCAGCACTACCGTGAGCGGACAATACCGGTGCAGCTTCTTCAC
It includes:
- the LOC140737953 gene encoding histone H2B type 1-A-like, translating into MPEIATKVIAKKGVKKVLSKSHQKGEKKRRRVRKESYGVYVYKVLKQVHPDTGISSKAMSIMNSFVNDVFDRIACEASRLAHYTRRHTMSSREIQTAVRLLVPGELAKHAVSEGTKAVTKYTSSK